The following coding sequences are from one Candidatus Desulfofervidus auxilii window:
- a CDS encoding TonB-dependent receptor codes for MLLKPILLYSQTKEKIVITEKDIKEMKVHSVVDLLNQIPGVRATKNSVNIRGFGSKEVLVLLDGRPLNDPYSRSVNLEGISINDIEKIVIEKGSGALKYGANVTGGVILIFTKEVKKKTTAHMDVSYGRFNTLRGEFNLRCPLKIIDVLFSLNGTRTDGFRKNGWGRNFGTAIKLKRNKFTLSTQYATLDEGYPGRIYSPTPRAKSKRDDLGIVFLANFDNLKSRSYFDYFYKSHKNPDISLDKNMTCYVLGQSLQITSPFNAGIDSSLNIVKGKDIKSHREGNFALYRSKDGSFLGINFGLGLRADWHSEFGLRIDPQFKLSGRFLPIEFELFINRSHNYPTFYQRFYETTFIKGNPDLDMEKAWNYKLCLSSKINKLFQPSLTFFYSDIKDRITAIKGNDGIIRYKNLGSTSKKGIETTINSEIFSFLSFNVSYLFLIAKDERTDKLLPYQAKHQIQSNLYLKLTPDLTVTFHGYYVSRRFCKPEEKEPLSPYFVLDAKIAFKLKDWEAYIEIDNLLDRYYEPHDGYPAPGITYTFGIVREF; via the coding sequence ATGCTTTTAAAGCCAATTTTACTATATAGCCAAACAAAAGAAAAGATTGTTATCACTGAAAAGGATATAAAAGAGATGAAGGTGCATAGTGTTGTAGATTTATTAAATCAGATTCCAGGGGTAAGGGCTACGAAGAACTCTGTTAATATAAGGGGTTTTGGTAGCAAAGAGGTTTTAGTACTCCTTGATGGAAGGCCTTTAAATGACCCCTATTCAAGAAGTGTTAATCTAGAAGGCATATCTATAAATGACATAGAAAAGATTGTCATTGAAAAGGGAAGTGGTGCATTAAAGTATGGAGCAAATGTCACAGGTGGTGTGATACTGATATTTACCAAAGAGGTAAAAAAGAAGACCACAGCCCATATGGATGTCTCTTATGGGAGATTTAACACATTAAGAGGTGAATTCAATCTTAGGTGCCCTTTAAAAATAATAGATGTTTTATTTTCTTTAAATGGCACTAGAACAGATGGGTTTCGTAAAAATGGATGGGGAAGGAATTTTGGGACAGCCATTAAATTAAAAAGAAATAAATTTACCCTTTCTACTCAATATGCTACATTAGATGAGGGGTATCCAGGCCGCATCTATTCTCCCACACCAAGGGCAAAATCTAAAAGAGATGATTTGGGCATTGTCTTTCTTGCCAATTTTGATAATTTAAAAAGCAGGTCTTATTTTGATTATTTTTACAAATCCCATAAAAATCCTGATATTTCCTTAGATAAAAATATGACCTGTTATGTTTTGGGACAGAGTTTACAAATTACCTCTCCTTTTAATGCTGGTATAGATAGCAGCCTTAACATAGTTAAAGGAAAAGATATTAAATCCCACAGAGAAGGTAATTTTGCCCTTTATAGATCAAAAGACGGGTCTTTTTTGGGGATTAATTTTGGTCTTGGCTTAAGAGCTGACTGGCATTCAGAGTTTGGTTTAAGAATTGACCCACAATTTAAGCTAAGTGGTAGATTTTTACCTATTGAATTTGAGCTCTTTATCAACCGCTCCCACAATTATCCTACTTTTTATCAGAGGTTTTATGAGACTACATTTATAAAAGGAAATCCTGACTTAGATATGGAGAAGGCATGGAATTATAAGCTTTGTCTATCTAGTAAGATAAACAAACTGTTTCAACCAAGTTTGACCTTTTTTTATAGCGATATAAAAGATAGAATTACTGCCATTAAAGGCAATGATGGCATTATAAGATATAAGAATCTAGGTTCTACAAGCAAAAAGGGTATTGAGACCACAATAAACTCTGAGATTTTTTCATTTTTATCCTTTAATGTAAGTTATCTTTTTCTCATAGCCAAGGATGAGAGAACTGACAAATTATTACCTTATCAGGCAAAGCATCAAATCCAATCAAACCTTTATTTGAAATTAACACCAGATTTGACTGTCACATTTCATGGATATTATGTCTCAAGGAGATTTTGCAAGCCAGAAGAAAAGGAACCTCTATCCCCATATTTTGTGCTTGATGCAAAGATTGCCTTTAAATTAAAAGACTGGGAGGCTTATATAGAAATAGACAATTTATTAGATAGATACTATGAGCCCCATGATGGTTACCCTGCCCCAGGCATAACCTATACATTTGGGATAGTAAGGGAATTTTAG
- a CDS encoding tetratricopeptide repeat protein — MGNKKRNIISIILVVLISLVIVSMVKTLRVVKYERLGLREYEKGNYKQAIEYFSKAIEYNPNDAFLYNNRGLAYYNLQQYDKAIADYTKAIEIKPNFADAYYNRGLAYFRKGSSYNLEPRKKAISDFTKAIELRPDFVDAYYNRALAYTEQIHYHHKYKTIPPKFPSEEMDYYNKALLDYYKVLDLDPSYILAYQGMGNLFYRHGDWDLATKAYNKALSHKDEILKKVGEEGLAGVYNSRGRNYLAAGKLEEAISDFTKAIEYYKKGANKEVGLSKNITNALAHRTVAAWELGKWEDTIKYADETIKVKESNPKRYGKATFYYFTKGRCYYKLGKYDEAILNLKKALSESKYGMDAEARLWLGRVYKKKGDKRKAKEKIDEALELYNKKIKEADEYSIHKLYLKRGLCYLELDEYDKAISDFKETIKRRVFSDRPVNHTNYYLDAHKYIGIAYMRAGNRDKAKEYFKKTIELAKERGFEEVIKETEKLLSKLYKRG; from the coding sequence ATGGGGAATAAGAAGAGAAATATAATAAGTATAATTTTAGTAGTCCTTATAAGTCTGGTCATTGTCTCTATGGTAAAAACTCTGCGTGTAGTAAAATATGAAAGATTAGGTCTTAGAGAATATGAAAAGGGGAATTACAAGCAGGCAATAGAGTATTTTTCAAAAGCAATAGAATATAATCCAAATGATGCATTTTTATATAACAATCGAGGGCTAGCTTATTATAATTTGCAACAATATGATAAGGCAATTGCTGATTATACAAAGGCTATAGAGATAAAACCTAATTTTGCAGATGCTTATTATAATCGGGGTCTGGCATATTTCAGAAAAGGTTCCTCTTATAATCTTGAGCCGCGCAAAAAGGCAATTTCTGATTTTACTAAGGCAATAGAATTAAGACCAGATTTTGTAGATGCCTATTATAATAGAGCATTAGCTTACACTGAGCAAATTCACTACCATCATAAATACAAGACCATTCCTCCTAAATTTCCTTCTGAGGAGATGGATTATTATAATAAAGCCCTTTTAGATTATTATAAAGTCCTTGATTTAGACCCCTCTTATATTTTAGCTTATCAAGGAATGGGAAATTTATTTTATAGGCATGGAGATTGGGATTTAGCAACTAAAGCATATAATAAGGCACTTAGTCATAAAGATGAGATATTAAAAAAAGTAGGAGAAGAAGGTTTAGCTGGTGTATATAATAGCAGGGGAAGAAATTATTTAGCTGCAGGGAAACTTGAAGAGGCAATCTCTGATTTTACAAAGGCAATTGAATACTACAAAAAAGGAGCAAATAAAGAGGTAGGATTAAGTAAAAATATTACCAATGCCCTTGCCCATAGAACAGTTGCAGCTTGGGAATTAGGGAAATGGGAAGATACTATTAAATATGCTGATGAAACAATTAAGGTAAAGGAAAGCAATCCTAAAAGATATGGGAAGGCTACATTTTATTATTTTACTAAAGGAAGGTGCTATTATAAGCTTGGTAAGTATGATGAAGCAATTCTTAATCTTAAAAAGGCGTTAAGTGAGTCAAAATATGGGATGGATGCAGAGGCAAGATTATGGTTAGGCAGAGTATATAAGAAGAAAGGCGATAAAAGAAAGGCAAAAGAAAAAATAGATGAGGCCTTAGAATTGTATAATAAAAAAATTAAAGAGGCAGATGAATATAGCATTCATAAATTATATCTTAAAAGAGGATTGTGCTATTTGGAGCTTGATGAGTATGATAAGGCAATCTCTGACTTTAAAGAGACAATAAAAAGAAGAGTATTTTCAGACAGACCAGTTAATCATACAAATTATTATTTAGATGCCCATAAATATATTGGCATTGCCTATATGAGAGCAGGAAATAGAGATAAGGCAAAAGAATATTTTAAAAAGACAATAGAGTTGGCAAAAGAACGTGGATTTGAAGAGGTAATAAAGGAGACTGAAAAGCTTTTATCTAAATTATATAAAAGGGGGTGA
- a CDS encoding radical SAM protein gives MNWLNRHLTLQIEPTRRCNLNCKICMRRNLNESNIQLSLENFKKALNSGNFQHVCLHGWGEPLLNPQIFQMIEYAESQGISTELTTNGTLLKENLEKIFDSGLSIIALGIHNKKILLSIFPQIKDLIIRRNKERLRKPKIYMDIVIYKENLSQILDLIKIASQLNMDAVILHRLFKIHPSVDYISAEEEKKLFKKAKELAKELRIKLYLPPRPSIPCIAVIYSIFITVEGKITPCPYLLELHLGDAFNDHVKDIYLKKINFIKNMNKHPICNNKCPLGSKNGKFYC, from the coding sequence ATGAATTGGCTAAATAGACATTTAACTTTGCAGATTGAGCCTACTCGCAGATGCAACTTAAACTGCAAGATATGTATGCGACGGAATTTAAATGAAAGTAATATTCAACTATCTTTAGAGAATTTTAAAAAAGCATTGAATTCTGGAAATTTTCAGCATGTTTGTCTGCATGGATGGGGTGAGCCACTGCTTAATCCTCAGATATTTCAAATGATAGAATATGCTGAATCACAAGGAATTTCTACAGAGCTTACTACTAATGGGACTCTGCTTAAAGAAAACTTAGAAAAAATCTTTGACAGTGGTCTAAGTATTATTGCCCTTGGAATACATAATAAGAAAATTCTTTTATCTATTTTTCCACAAATTAAAGACTTAATAATAAGAAGAAATAAAGAGAGATTGAGGAAACCAAAAATCTATATGGATATTGTTATATACAAAGAAAATCTTAGTCAAATTCTGGATTTAATAAAAATTGCCTCTCAATTAAATATGGATGCAGTAATCTTACACAGGCTATTTAAGATTCACCCCAGTGTGGACTATATTTCTGCTGAAGAAGAAAAAAAATTATTTAAGAAAGCAAAAGAGTTAGCGAAAGAATTAAGGATAAAACTATATCTGCCTCCAAGACCTTCTATACCTTGTATTGCAGTTATATATAGCATTTTTATTACAGTTGAAGGTAAAATTACTCCTTGCCCTTATCTTTTAGAGCTTCACTTAGGAGATGCCTTTAATGATCATGTAAAAGATATATATCTAAAAAAGATTAATTTTATTAAAAATATGAATAAGCACCCTATATGTAACAATAAATGCCCATTAGGTTCCAAAAATGGCAAGTTTTATTGCTGA
- a CDS encoding type II toxin-antitoxin system HicB family antitoxin, giving the protein MKFKIVLEPSEDGGYTVYVPSLPECISEGDTKEEALKNIREAIELYFEPVEDDLIPFEQQKVEIVELSI; this is encoded by the coding sequence ATGAAATTTAAAATAGTTTTAGAACCGAGTGAAGATGGAGGATATACAGTATATGTTCCCAGTTTACCAGAATGTATAAGTGAAGGAGATACTAAAGAAGAAGCCTTAAAGAATATTAGAGAAGCTATTGAATTATATTTTGAACCGGTAGAAGATGATTTAATACCTTTTGAACAACAAAAGGTAGAAATAGTTGAGTTGAGTATATGA
- a CDS encoding ferrous iron transport protein A, which yields MNGLIPLSMVDKNKEVTVVAINAGRGLQSRLFSLGLIPGITIKVLSNSRPGPVLISIKDTRLVLGWGVAQKIIVSEPR from the coding sequence ATGAATGGCTTAATCCCGCTCAGTATGGTAGATAAAAATAAGGAAGTGACAGTAGTGGCCATAAATGCAGGCAGGGGGTTACAGTCAAGACTCTTTAGTTTAGGACTCATTCCAGGGATTACTATAAAGGTGCTTAGTAATTCACGCCCAGGCCCTGTGCTTATATCAATAAAGGATACAAGGCTTGTCCTTGGCTGGGGTGTAGCCCAAAAAATCATAGTAAGTGAACCACGTTAG
- a CDS encoding ferrous iron transport protein A has protein sequence MKVTLLDEIKPGQECRIIRVNIGGATGQRLMDMGFIPGTKVKVVRNAPLIDPVEFVVRGYHVSLRHSEAKCIEVEPL, from the coding sequence ATGAAAGTAACATTATTAGATGAGATAAAGCCTGGTCAAGAATGTCGTATTATAAGAGTAAATATAGGTGGTGCTACAGGGCAGCGCCTAATGGACATGGGCTTTATACCTGGGACAAAGGTAAAGGTAGTGCGTAATGCACCACTTATAGATCCAGTTGAATTTGTTGTTAGAGGATATCATGTTAGCCTCCGTCATTCAGAGGCTAAATGTATTGAGGTGGAGCCATTATGA